From the Corythoichthys intestinalis isolate RoL2023-P3 chromosome 6, ASM3026506v1, whole genome shotgun sequence genome, the window GTGTGGAACTTTTGAGCCTTGATTCTTCCTGGAAGAAAAACAGTTAAATGTGCAACattagattaaaattttttgttatttacccCTGACCGGTGCTCCATCCATAATTTCATACTTGGCGATGGTGTCATTTTCATGGTACACGCTTGGGCCCGTACCAGTGGTTTCCCGCTTAATAATGTCAATCTCCATATGCTTGATCTTAATCCTCACCAGAAGGAAGTAAATTTTTCCAACAATTACATCTTTAAGGTGGTATCTGTTAGAGGGAGAAGGATTAGTTGGCAATTGTGTTACAACTTTAAGTACTACACAATCAAATGAGATACATTAACCCAATTCTGCTTACAAAGCTATCTAGAGTTACCAGCTCTTACTTGGATTTGTTGTATTCAAACTCAATGTGGAGACAGTCCTCGATGCCAACTTCCATTTTAATGGAAGAGTTGAGTTCTGGATACGTGCTGAGCGTGTGAACCACAATGTCCAACTCTTTGCTGATGTCGTTAAGTCTTCGGATTACTGTTGCACGAAGGAAGTATCTGCAAACAGGTAGAAATTTCTGTAGCTTGTCCACTTCAACACTTTAAAGGTCGCTACTGTTTATGAAGGTTTACCTTAGTTTGACATTCTGGCCCGTGTATGACTCATAGGGCTTCTCCACGTGAGTAAACTCGAAGTCGAATGTTTGAGATTGGGTCATCTCACCAGGCCTTGCCAGGTCTTTAACCAGGGAAACAAACTCATGGTGGTTCCCTCGGTCGTAATACAGCTCTGAGAACACAAAGCGATATGTTGAGATACATGTATAAAATACAGAGGCACATTTGGGTTTCTCCGTCCTTCATTTTCTGAAAATCGCATTAACTATCCGTAGTTGCTTTTTGTACTCAGGCTGCAACATTAAAGTATTATTTGTCCCCATCGGATGGAGTCTTAGTGTTGTTGTTAGGATTTATTAATTGTAACAGTTTTATTGGAGGGGGGTGTCAGTGTTTAAgatatcctgtttttttttttgtcctcccTTTCACCTTTTGGATAGTCAAAAGTGAAACAAAGTAGTACGATGCATAGGCTATACTACTAGACTGAAGTCTACGTTGCCTGCATTCTCTGAAATATAGACTGCtcaaaaaataaagggaacactaaAGTAACCCTTTGTAGATATGAAttaactaaatattacattAAATACTACGTTCTTTCCATAGTCGAATGTGCTGACATCACACaaaaattataaatgaaaatcaaatgtaaCAACCCACAGAGGTCAGGATTTGGAGTTATActcaaagtggaaaaacactACTTTTATGTAAGGTCCTTTAAACAAGTCACAATGAAGCTCAGTAGTGTGTGTGGCCTTCGCGTGCCTGTATGACCGCACTACAACGCCTGGGCATGCTCCTAATGAGACAGCGGAGGGTGTCCTGGGGGATatcccagatctggaccagggcatcactAAGCTCCTGGACGgtctgaggagcaacctggTTCTGCCAGATGGACCTAAACATAATGTCCCAGTGGTATTCtattggatttaggtcaggcAAATGTGGGGGCTGGACAACGTTATCAGTTCCTTCTTCAAGAACTGCTTGCGTACTCAAGCCACATGAGGTTGGGCATTTTTGTGGACCAGGAGGAACCCAggtcctaagcatagcttttgaCAATGTCCAAGGATTTCATCCCGATACCTAATAGCAGTCACAGTGCCTTTATGTGACCTGTAGAAGTCTGTGTGTCCTTCCAGGGATATGCCCCCCtgaccatcactgacccaccatcACACCGGTCATGCTGAATGATGTTGCAGGCAGCATAACTGTCTCCACGGCATCTTCTGACCCATTCACGTCTATCACATGTGCTCAGGACAGTTGAATTCATCGGTGAAGAGCACAGAGCCAGTTGCGAAGTTGGAAATTCTGGTGGTCTACGGCAAATACCAATTGAGTTCTACGGTCATTGGCAGTGAGCACGGGGCTCACTACAGGATGTCTGGGCCCTAAGGCCATCCTTATGGAGCCCAGAAACAGTTACACCAGTGGCCTGCTGGAGGTCATTTTGTAGGGCTCCGGCAGTGCTCACCCTGTTCCACCTTGAACAAAGAAGTGGATACCAATACTGCTGGGGGTTTAAAGACCTTTTACAGCCATGTCAAGTTGTCCTGGAGTAATTAACTGTCCTCTGGAATCTCCTACTGACTGTcaggttgctcctcagactgtccaggagctcagtgatgccctggtccagatctgggaggaGATCCCTCAGGAGAACATCCGCCACATCATCAGGAGCATCCCCAGGCATTGTAGGGAGGTCATACAGGCACGCGGAGGGCACACAACCTACTGGGCCTTATTTTGACTTGTGTGTTTCCGCTTTAATTTTGAGTATAACTTCCAAATCTGGACCTCTatgggttgatacatttgattttccTTTTTGTGTAACTTTTTTGTCAGCACATTGAACAATGGAAAGAACTAAGTATTtactaaaaatatttcattaattCAGATCTACAACGTGTTAGGTTAGTGTTCCCTTCATTTTTTTGAGCAGTGTATTATGTTTGAATGCCGAAAGATGAGTTTAAAGTCTGTTTTTGTGCTGTGCACATTTGTTTGCCTATGTGTGATGGCACCTCAGTTTGTACTAGCGTATTATTTAGGTAGGATGCTAGTTAATTCTATTGATGAGCCTCCCTTGAACGATGTGGTGTTGTATAAAGGTTTGCTTACTtaaaattttaactacttaatacAGTCGTTTATGTGAGATGGTTCTTGATTGTGCACATGCTTGTAGCAGGGTAGTAATACACTACTTTATGATCCTGTTGTAGGTTCCGTGCCGCCATCGtgtggcatttatttgcaattacAACAGCCTTTTGGGAGGGTGTCAATTCTTTCTTCAAAACACAGTACAGTATTCCTCTGTGGTAGGTTATGTACTGTTGGTACTAGGTTAGCTATGTACTTGTTGGGGGCATGCAGGGTGTGCTACACCAGATTTTCAaattcccccttttttttctgCATGAGATGGGTTAGATGTGGGGCAAAGGAGCTTGCAGGATGCGCTATACAAGGCTTCCGATGAGcatctctttttttttgtacacgAAAAGAATGGATGGAAGAAATGATAAGACATTTGCTTACCGATTTGTCCGACAAATTCAATCTTGATGCCCTGGTGTTCCAGTCTCTTTCCGGGGCTCTTGAGTGTGACGTTGACCCTGCCACTGACGGTCTCTCCGTcgtagaagaggaaatacttgtcTTTTTTGCCATCCTCAGTCTTGTGCTCTGCTTTTTTTCTTGTCTCGGCGTCGTTGAGCACCACGTCGATCTCCGCATTTTGTCCGAAACTGAAGAAGCTCATTTTTGTCACCTTTTACAGCTACAGCACAAGGCCCAAAGGTTAAATTTCCCTTCTTCCGAGGGCTGCGCGACACGCTATTTAGTAGCAGACGTATTTGTAATACAAACACGTTAAATCTCCATGCCCGATTGCAGCAGCGACGGAGCGGAAAACGGCAACGCTACGTGCGGCTCAAGAGAGGACAAAATGCccatcgattaaaaaaaatattttatacccTCAATTTTCCCGTTCATTTGCACTCCATTATCTCTTTAGCCACGCAAAACACGATTACGTCTCGAATATCGTAATATTACATGATTGTTATCTTCCGCTAAGAGAATGTTGCGAATGTTGTCAAATATTCAGGATGTAAGTCAATTTGGGTCGACACTATTACTTCCGGGTAAGCGGTGCTACAAAATAAGAGGCGGTATTAAGGGGCATTATTCGCTTAACGGAAGTGAGCCGTAATAAAAGCACAAATGGGTGATACAGTTCTGTAAAACGATGTAAACAAAATTAAGACTTCTTTACGTCAAAAGACCGGAATTTATTGGTAGGTCGGTTTTATTTTACAACAAATCTATGAAATGCACAGCagttaaaaatacatttgactTAGCTGAATATACCTAATCATCacattaaattaaataatttttttttttttttttaagggaaatTTTATATTTCCTACCACTGATTAAATTTTCTCCTAAaatggacacacacacacaaggctccaaatgtcaacttttaaatgtattttaatcaTGACAAAAATTAACCATGAACAGTGGACATTGTACAACAGTTCCTGAGTTTTTACACAAAATATGaagaccccaaaaaaagtttgaaacaaCATTGGACAGTAATTACTGcactgtaaaattttcattttgaaCAGCTTGCTGCCTTatttacaataaggtactggggGAAAACATTGTAGCATCTATGTACAATATTGAGGCAAAACTGGACAATATGTCCAAAATCTACAACCAAAAAAGTAGTAACACACAGAAGGTCACTTATACACAAACAGCACTCTAAGTCATAAATTGCCATCTTTTAATAGTAAATACTGATTTTGCAGCGAAATGGGATATATAGCCTAATATTAAAATCCACTGGGTAACCTTTACATGTAAAGTTATAATTTTAACTACTGAATGCTCAAGGTGGATAAATTGTGCCCCATGTAATCTGATAGCATCCTCTGTTTTCAGTCCGCAGTTTATTGCCTGTCAAACTACAGTATGTACAAATACCGCTTTCAACTCTTGGCcacttggaagaagaaaaaaacaataccgCTTTCAATTCTTGGCcacttggaagaagaaaaaaacaatacagtatTTCTCACATGAGCACAGACGAAACACAAGAGGACTTCTGTAAAACAAGTTCagtgtattaaaaaacattacaaaaagAGTTTGTTCCAAAGTTTTTGATGGAATTTTGTTCCAACACATGCCTCGCTACCATGAATTGGCTCGATGTCACAGTTTGGTAATGAATGAAGTGTCAAGTAGAAatgtgtggggggaaaaaagttctaAAAGTGCAAGGCGGATGATGAAAGGAATACTAGAGAgtcaaaaaatagaaaatctgtCAACGCTATAAAACTGTGAACTAGTGCCACAAAACCATATATAGAGCATTACTTTGGCAAGTTGGTTTATTTTAATGTGCATCAGAGAAAAGTGTGTGCCATGTTACAGCTTGAACTTAACCACCCGTGCCATTGTTGCTGCACGTTAACCTTGTCGCCACGTCGTCCTAGGTTGTCAGATGATGAACGATGACTTGTGGCGGAAATGtccctggaaaaaaaatagcactttAGCTTTGAAGGACATATTGTAAATGCTTGTATCTTTTATACAATTTACACCAACTGCCGAGCACAGTTCTAAAAAGCTAGCTAACCCTATTTTGAAAATTGGCAGTCAAAATTATAAACTACATTTTTAACATAACATTTACATAATAgaacagttaatttttttttttttttttttttacctcatcTGCATCGCCATACTCAACACCATCGTTCTGTGCTGGCCAACTGAATCTGCAACAAAGGATGACACATTTTAATGTATCGTTTGTCATCATGCGAGAGATAACTTCTATAAGCAACTCACTCGTTTTCGTTGTGTCCTTTTTTGGTGGAAAAGGCGCGTAAAAGACAATGCCAAATGCAGCCAATCACAAAGAACAATGCTAACACGCCACCGACAGACTTGAGGACGATGTCGAGGATGTCAATGTCATCTGCAAACAATAGAAAGACATTATTATTTCCCAATATACCATCACTCTTATGAAGCACACCGCCAATATTTTATGAGATATTTGTCATGGTCATTTATATTTGACACTGCCTGCAACCATTTCATAATGACTGGTATGAGCCACTATTACATAGGGCACCAGGTTGCCTGCATGGACCTCAGGAGTGGCCCACTGACCTTCTAAGATTAGCTTACCAGTGGTCTGACATTGTGAATTCTCAGAATTATTGCATTGGTTAATAGAACTCATGATGACACAATTTTGCTTTTGATTGCCCGCAATAAAAGGCCACTCTAAAATGGGGACAACAACTCTACTTAGCATTTATCAGTTATTGTAACTCAACTTACTTTTACAGACATAGGCCTGTTGTATACTAGTACATCCACAAAAGAGTTCATCCCATGAGAAATGGCagtaaataccaaaagttttGCCTTTATATTTTTGTTCTTGGCATTGCACACACTAAAAGCTGGTGCATTAACCGTTAGATAAACAGACATTAGTTGAACGGTTATTTGGAGCGACTGTGGCATAAACCTTACATGAGGGTTCTGATCTGATAAATATGGTAAGCACTGGACTGTTAAACCAACAGCAAAAACATTCATTAGATGGAACTTATCTATTTATTGACCTATCTGGTGAGAATGGCTGGCAAGCTTTTAATTATCATGTGACAAAATTACCATGAGAAATTCACAGGTGCGAACTGCTGAATTATAAATTTCCATTTAGAATCACAGTTATCCGTAGAATcctaattctgctctttcacaTTGTATACAATGCCATTCACGTACTAAAtgtcaacatttatttcccttACAGTAGTCAAAAGTGCGCATGCAATAAAATGTCACTCACAGACTTCCATCCACTGGGAGGGACACTGGGCGTGGCCGGCATCATTCTTGGCTTGGCAGTAGTATTCCCCCGCGTCCTCCTTCCTCACCCTTCGGAATTTCTGAGGAGAAAACAATGTCAAGTCAGTCGAATGACTTAGATGCATTGTCGACAAAATGTTAAAATGTTGTTTCCGGCCCCCGACATCTGAAAATAGACCGGTTCATATACGAGTTGATATGGCTTAAGAGACAAATGTTTTGAGACATTGGGCCATAACTGGAAAGGGAAAGTGTTTTCCCACAATGTTGGAACATACAAATATCCAAATAGATTATTAAAGAGGGTGTGCTTACCAGGCTTCCTGTGTCTGTGTTAATGGTGTATGTTGCATTGGTAAACTTGGGGGTGTTCTTGGGATCCTGGGGAAGCTCCTCGTTGTTGTGGAACCAGCGGTAGATAGGTGCCGGGAAGCCCTCATTCTCAAGACACCGGAGTTCGGTCGACGTGCCCACTGTGACCGCCTCGGGTACGCTGCATCGGGGCACCACGGGTTTCACTGTGGACAACAATGCAAGTTTAGTGGGAGTTTGTGTTCAAGACTGGTTTAGATTTTTTCATAGTGATGGTTAACGATAGGTGCCGGGCTTATGCCTTTGACATGACATTGTTTTTGTATAATCTTTTCGTTGCTTGAAATTTACACACCTCTGCCCGGCCTAGCTGCCAAGGCACAGGCAGCAAAACTCTGAGGGTTGTCTTATTTAAATCAGGCAATTCAGAATAGCCCAGTTGTCTAATTTCACATACCTCTCACAGCAAGACTAATTAGAATCTCATCAAAGTCCCTCTGATCGTCAATGGCGGCCACCTCGCAACGGTACTCGGCCGTGTCTGTGCGGGTGGTGTTGAAGATCAGAATGTTGGCTGGCTCTCTAAGCTGCGCCCTGTTTTCCAAGTCGCCTTTAAAAAGGacagagggggggaaaaaaacacacttTACAATGGCTGATTGAAAAACACAGCACGACTCAGGTCAGGTCACGAACGGAATTCAAAGCAGAGTTCTCTGAAGAGCACCATTCATTCTTGTCAGCTTACGGTGTCACTATACCTGATATTTTCCTTTGAAAGTAAACATAGCTTGGGATGCCATTCCTAATCTTCTTCCACTCAATCCTCGGGTTGTTGGTGGAGATGGACTCTATTAAGCAGGTCAGCTCAACGGCTACGAAGAGGAAAGGGGAAAAAAGAGCAATGCAAATTGAGAGGGAACTAAAGCTACTTTTTCTGAAATAGGTTGCAGCAACTTACGCTCAAACTCATTTGCCCACACGATCTTGTCCGTGGTCCGGAGGATTACTGCGAGCGATGACGGGATGTGGCCTGTGGAAAGACAGACGAAGGAGAAAAACTGCTTAATGCTGAGTCACCCTGATGGAGTTTTCATTAGCAGACATTAGCAGCTGGGCAGCTCGCCTTATAAACAGCGGATTATCATGATaaacacacaagctccctgctACGAGATGTATTAAACGCTTCCTATTTCTATCCAAGAAGATTAACCCAAAACTGAGGGAGGGTACACATAGCTTCACTTCCACTTCATCTCTCTTTATGGTGGTTAATTGGATAATAATGCGGCTGGCGCTGGGTCACGAGAGGGGACGCTACGAATGTTCAATTGCTGCTCATAAAACCATAACGATATGGGAccagacaataaatattctggcAGCGACGGCCTTTTATTGTTCTGGCTATTTTCCAGACACAGGCGGAGGTTAGAGTGCTGACTTTGAGCTTTACGGGTAGATTGATTTGTCAATTTATTAGCTACGGACACAGAAGCACTCACCAGCACAATTGGGATCCTATATCAAAGTCTAGTCACCTTATTTAGCCCTACAAGTAGCAAAGCATTGGAAATAGCTCTCAATATGATGCATTGCACAATTACATTAATAACCACCTGGCCGTGCCAAGTTGGCAGGTGTGGATAAGATTATGTGTGAAAAAATATCCTGTATCTCTATCTCTGGATGAATTATTGATACATAACAGCTAAAATGATCCAATTTTACGCATTCCATTGAAAAACGTGTCGCTACACATTTTGTTAGGTCTCTACagtcaaaacacacacacacacaaagagatTTCTTCTCAGCTATTTGCAACAGCATACAAACTAATTCAGGCTGCTCCTCGTCTGATCAGATCACGGTATGTTCATCATTTGGATTTGTTTGTCACTCCGGACCTTCTTTCCGGATCCAGAACAATCTTAACTCCACATCTGATCAGACTGTGGTGTGTACAGTTTGTTTTCACTTGTCATTATAGACCTTCTCTCCAGACCCAGAAGCATTTTGAGGCTCTCAGCTTGGTCATCTTGATGTTATGTTGCCCTTGCTCCTCCTCTGATGCCCAGTATGCTTAGGACTCTGTGTAGTGAGAGTAACTGACCCATAGTTGCTCTACGGCCTACTTTAATGGACATACACTTTGTCTTCCAGCTCTCAACAGCTGATGAGCAGATGTTGATAATGGAGCTTCCCTGAAGCGGTCTTCCCATGAAACAGTCAGGCTCCACGATGAGCATGTTTTTAGAGGCCATAATAGTAGAGACTGCTGGTTATGTGTCATGAGAATCTCAACTGATTCTCTAGATCAGCTAAGATCCCCCTGCTGCAGTCCTGTGTCCTGGCATGCCTTCTAAAAAGCAATTGCATTGATGGTGTTTCACACTCAGATGTAGCTGCTGCTGATACTCCTGGCTTCTGCAATTGGTTACAGCACCTGGTTTTGGCACCTGTCAAGCTGACTGCCTGCGATTGGCTGTCAATCAGGGAAATAAAATGTCCCTAAAGTAGTTGCCGTTTCAgtaaatatgttctgaaaaatgtGCTTCAAGCTAGAGCTACccttttataataataataatttttttatagagcgcttttaccaatgctcaaagactCTTTACAGTTGAAACAATGAAAAGGTTTACAAAACGTGAGCAGTACAAAACAATAGAGAAaagaattataaattaaaatccaatttaaaaaggtgagtttttaaaaaagaatttgAATGTAGGAAGATCTGAACAGGTGCTGATGGGTttagggagtgagttccaaagggaCGGGGCAGCAATGTAGAAGACTCTGTTCCCCCAAGTACGGTGTGTTATTTGTGGGGAGAGTGCGAGAATGTTTCCATTAGATGAGCGGAGGTGACGGGAGGGGTTGTGGGGACAGAGAAGATCCGTGAGGTAAGGAGAGGCCAggttattgagtgctttgtatgtgagaaggatgattttgaactgTATCCTGTGTGAGATGGGAAGCCAGTGTAGTTTATGGAGGACGGGGGTATTGTGATTCCTATAGTGGGAACGGGTGAGGAGGCGTGCAGCAGAGTTCTGGATACATTGTAGTTTATTAAGGAGTTAAGATGGAGAACCGAAAAGAATTTTGTTACAGTAATCAAGTCTGAAGGTGATGATCGCATGGATAAGGGTTTCAGCAGAAGAGAAGGTGAGGGAGGGTCGAACAGGGGCTATGTTCTTGAGGTGGAAGAAGGCAGTTCTGGTGATGTGGTTGACGTGCTGGTCGAATCtcagttttttttgtcaaaaatgataCCAAGGTTACGGGATTGTGTTGAGAGAGGCAGGGTAGAGTTGCTGATGGTGAGGGAAAATTGAGTGTCTTTGATGTGAGCTGCAGGGTCAATGATGATTATTTCCGATTTGTTACTGTAAGTTGAAGGTAATTTGCTTGGATCCAGGATTTAATTTCACTGAGGCAGTTGTGAAGTGTGGATTCAGTGCTGTGCGAGATGGTTTTTGTGGAGATTTTTTATGTCGTCGGCGTAGCAGTGAAACTGGAGTCCAAATTTATGGATGATCTGACCAAGGTGGAGGATGTAAAGAATGAAGAGGAGGGGACCAAGAActgaaccttgggggacacctTGTAGGAGGGGAACAGAAGGGGAAGTGCAGTTGTTAATGCAGATGAATTGTTGTCGGTCAGTGAGGTAGGAGCGGAACCAGGAAAGTGCAGTGCCAGTGATATGTAGAGATTCTAATTGGGAGAGCAGGATGGTTGATGACTTTTCGGCGAGGTGGTTGGGACAGTCGAGTCGAGTTCGGCAGTAGGCAATGAATTTGTCGCGGGGCCTAGAGCGACGACCATCATGTCCAGAAGTTGCTCATCTTCCCTCAGCTGGTGGAGCAAGGAGATCCTTCCAACTTGATAACCTtttgaccaggggtgaaagtggctagaatttcttgccggaactccccgacgtgaaggtcgccacagagccagaaatttagtttatttatttatttatttggggggggggggggggggggggatgtcaaacctcctaaaactactgaaatgcaaataaaatgttttggcacagttatttcaatagcacatacaaaaactgatgttcactcaaaattgtattttttcaatgatttgcaaagtaaaagttaacaaaatcaGCTggagaaacctccatgccgtccgtggaataaaataaataataaatatcggtggaaacggtattacactacacaagcactttattatgcttgttcttaacatttttgtatgtaaatctgatgttggcagattggtttcttcttggagatgaaatgcatgtgtagcATTTTGGAAGTTGCTGTAATATTTTCGGATTTAAAGCACTGTGTACCGGTAAAGCATTCCGGCCCttaaatcttataccggaactgcgttcctgccctaaatcttataccggaactgcgttcctgaccgttctggcccactttcacccctgcttttgACTGAGTCGATGGCAGCTATCACAACCAGGCGAGGTCAGTGGAGCCATCTTTTCGTTGTTTAAGAGCTTGTTAGCCCAGCTCTGGCTGCCTAGCTAGCTCTCGGTTTGACAGTTGCGGTGGTGTCAGAGTCCACGATCCCGTGAGTGTTTTTATTgtgggcacaaaaaaaaaagctgaggcTAAGAGTCTGGCAAGAGTCCCAATAAGCTTTTGCAGCAACGATCTTCGAATAGGAGAAAGGCCAACAGGCAGTGTCCGATGAAATGACAGCGACGTGCCTACGTGGCGGTCATTTTGACTTAAATGACTGTTTTCTCACTACTCTCTTATTATGAATCATGTCCGGACACATGCCTGATCAATGCATCTAAAATATTTTACAAGACTTTGAGGCTTAAGTTCAAGAGTGTGGTTTGCTCTGTATTAGTTGGAGACTTTGCAGCATGCAGGAAAGCCAGAGCAAGTGTAACGTGCGGTCTCTTAATAGTTAATAGGAAGAAAGCTAGAAGACCACAGAGAGGAGACCAAGCCCGATGTTGGAACATGACATGAGAACACTTCAGAGCAGAGCATTATCTGAACCATTCCGTATTGTCGCGTTGACAGGTGCGCAGTCTTCACAAACTGAAGCATCGCTGCTTAATAATACATTTCTGTCAGCTGTTGTTTTTACACcttaaaatacaacaatggCTGTTTTCCGTGCAGGTAATGTACTTCACGTTTAACATTTATAAAGAATGTGAgcaataaacaaaaagtgtgggcGCCACAAAAAGCAGAAGCACAAATTACTTAACCGTGCTTAAATGTGCTGCATATTTAATCATCATTCTTGTTTGGCCTGGGGCACACAGAGCATACAGTAACTCAAGGTTTTTCGCAGTCCTAGCTTGAGTGGACTCCTCAAAGCAATCTGTGTTATTTAAGTAAATGCCAGTTCTTTTTAAATAGCCGGTTACTTCGGTATCAAAGTAAGGGGGAGCAGGAGGAAGAAAATGGTCAATCCACATACTTGGCTCATTTAAACATTGCCATAGTCATTAT encodes:
- the jam3a gene encoding LOW QUALITY PROTEIN: junctional adhesion molecule 3B (The sequence of the model RefSeq protein was modified relative to this genomic sequence to represent the inferred CDS: inserted 2 bases in 1 codon), with translation METGRWQHPPALXLPFSLSVSPPSSSYLVRGGDTGERVCGRERQMRSCKMAIVRLIAWCLLCTSLGHIPSSLAVILRTTDKIVWANEFEPVELTCLIESISTNNPRIEWKKIRNGIPSYVYFQRKISGDLENRAQLREPANILIFNTTRTDTAEYRCEVAAIDDQRDFDEILISLAVRVKPVVPRCSVPEAVTVGTSTELRCLENEGFPAPIYRWFHNNEELPQDPKNTPKFTNATYTINTDTGSLKFRRVRKEDAGEYYCQAKNDAGHAQCPSQWMEVYDIDILDIVLKSVGGVLALFFVIGCIWHCLLRAFSTKKGHNENEFSWPAQNDGVEYGDADEGHFRHKSSFII
- the LOC130917565 gene encoding vacuolar protein sorting-associated protein 26B-like — encoded protein: MSFFSFGQNAEIDVVLNDAETRKKAEHKTEDGKKDKYFLFYDGETVSGRVNVTLKSPGKRLEHQGIKIEFVGQIELYYDRGNHHEFVSLVKDLARPGEMTQSQTFDFEFTHVEKPYESYTGQNVKLRYFLRATVIRRLNDISKELDIVVHTLSTYPELNSSIKMEVGIEDCLHIEFEYNKSKYHLKDVIVGKIYFLLVRIKIKHMEIDIIKRETTGTGPSVYHENDTIAKYEIMDGAPVRGESIPIRLFLAGYDLTPTMRDINKKFSVRYYLNLVLIDEEERRYFKQQEITLWRKGDVVRKSMSHQAAIASQRYEGSAASESALEQCAKEESGSEPHLRLDRGSP